In Mycobacterium sp. JS623, one genomic interval encodes:
- a CDS encoding alpha/beta fold hydrolase, with protein sequence MWSRSSPVDGFRLAFDRFGTRGAPAVVLLHGWPGNRHDFRRVVPILGDIADVIVPDLRGFGGSDKHEVAVQHFYSATAQASSITGLIKELDLSDVIIAGYDVGSRVAQSVARMHPELVRGLVLSPPLPGAGDRVLTAHAQGEFWYQAFHQLPLATQLIDGNPDVVREYLRHFWTHWSGPKFTLAEEYLDRLVSDYALPGAFTASIAWYRAGAGTVAQSLIEMPPHGAIKIHVSTDVLWPQHDPLFPSDWADRLDDYFTDARLHIASDAGHFTPLECPEQFAELILVQQPT encoded by the coding sequence ATGTGGTCGCGCAGCTCGCCCGTCGACGGGTTCCGGCTTGCCTTCGACCGCTTCGGAACCAGGGGTGCACCGGCCGTCGTGCTGCTGCACGGCTGGCCCGGCAACCGGCATGACTTCAGACGGGTCGTCCCGATTCTTGGCGACATTGCCGACGTCATCGTTCCGGATCTGCGCGGTTTCGGCGGCTCCGACAAACATGAGGTGGCGGTCCAGCACTTCTACAGCGCCACCGCGCAAGCCAGCAGCATCACCGGTCTGATCAAGGAACTGGACCTATCCGACGTCATCATCGCAGGCTACGACGTCGGGAGCCGCGTCGCGCAGAGTGTCGCGCGGATGCACCCCGAGCTGGTGCGGGGTCTTGTGCTCTCTCCCCCGCTCCCCGGTGCCGGCGATCGCGTGCTCACCGCGCACGCACAAGGCGAGTTCTGGTATCAGGCTTTCCACCAGCTTCCACTGGCCACGCAGTTGATCGATGGCAATCCCGACGTCGTCCGAGAATACTTGCGGCACTTCTGGACTCACTGGTCTGGCCCGAAGTTCACACTCGCCGAGGAATATCTGGACCGGCTCGTATCCGACTACGCGCTTCCAGGCGCGTTTACAGCATCGATTGCGTGGTACCGCGCGGGGGCAGGCACCGTCGCCCAGTCACTCATCGAGATGCCACCCCACGGCGCCATCAAGATTCACGTGTCCACCGATGTGCTCTGGCCGCAGCACGATCCACTGTTCCCCAGCGACTGGGCAGACCGCCTCGACGACTACTTCACCGACGCGCGGCTCCACATCGCCTCCGACGCCGGGCATTTCACGCCACTAGAGTGCCCGGAGCAGTTCGCCGAACTCATCCTCGTTCAGCAGCCGACGTAG
- a CDS encoding L-serine ammonia-lyase produces the protein MTISVFELFKVGIGPSSSHTVGPMRAAANFVADLDASGVLARVADVRVELYGSLAATGRGHGTLSAVLLGLEGHRPETIESEEVEAGRERLRNSGKIMLGGRVPIALSEDDIALYTRTVLDFHPNGMTLTARGADDSTLHRRTYYSIGGGFVVTEGEDASDHAAEDDETSFSSAAELLALASGTGRSISEVMLAHECGMRSAEDVRAELLHLRDVMVECEQRGISRTGLLPGALQVRRRAGQWHHRLSQEDPNRDPRFAEDWVNLVALAVNEENASGGRIVTAPTNGAAGIIPAVLHYAVYYTEAGTANPDDTAVRFLLTAGAVGSLYKERASISGAEVGCQGEVGSASSMAAAGLAEILGGTPEQVENAAEIAMEHSLGLTCDPIAGLVQIPCIERNAISAGKAINAARMALRGDGEHRVSLDEVIETMRATGRDMSSKYKETSTGGLAVNVSVNYVGC, from the coding sequence GTGACCATCAGTGTCTTTGAACTCTTCAAGGTCGGCATCGGGCCATCGAGTTCGCATACCGTCGGACCGATGCGGGCGGCGGCGAACTTCGTCGCCGACCTGGACGCCTCTGGGGTTCTCGCGCGGGTGGCCGATGTGCGGGTCGAGCTGTACGGGTCACTGGCGGCGACGGGCCGGGGCCACGGCACGCTATCCGCGGTTCTGCTCGGGCTCGAGGGGCACCGCCCGGAGACGATCGAGTCCGAAGAGGTGGAAGCCGGGCGGGAGCGGCTGCGCAACAGCGGCAAGATCATGCTCGGCGGACGAGTGCCAATTGCGTTGTCCGAGGACGACATCGCGCTGTACACGCGGACGGTACTCGACTTCCACCCGAACGGGATGACGCTCACGGCGCGCGGCGCCGACGACAGCACGCTGCACCGGCGGACGTACTACTCCATCGGGGGCGGATTCGTCGTTACCGAGGGCGAGGACGCCAGTGATCATGCCGCTGAGGATGACGAAACGTCGTTCTCGTCGGCCGCAGAACTGCTCGCTTTGGCTTCGGGTACGGGCAGGTCGATCAGCGAGGTGATGCTCGCGCATGAGTGTGGCATGCGCAGCGCCGAGGACGTCCGCGCCGAGCTACTGCATCTGCGCGACGTGATGGTGGAGTGCGAGCAGCGCGGCATCAGCCGAACCGGTCTGCTGCCGGGCGCGCTTCAAGTGCGCCGGCGGGCCGGGCAATGGCATCACCGTCTCAGTCAGGAAGACCCCAACCGCGATCCGCGGTTCGCCGAGGATTGGGTGAACCTGGTGGCGCTCGCCGTCAACGAGGAGAACGCCTCGGGTGGGCGAATCGTGACTGCGCCGACCAACGGCGCGGCAGGGATCATTCCCGCGGTGCTGCACTACGCGGTGTACTACACAGAGGCGGGGACAGCGAACCCGGACGACACGGCGGTTCGTTTTCTATTGACCGCTGGGGCGGTCGGCTCGCTCTATAAGGAGCGGGCGTCGATCTCCGGTGCCGAGGTTGGCTGCCAAGGAGAGGTCGGGTCCGCATCATCGATGGCGGCTGCTGGTCTGGCCGAAATCCTCGGCGGCACACCGGAACAGGTCGAGAATGCAGCCGAGATCGCGATGGAGCACAGCCTGGGGTTGACGTGCGATCCGATCGCGGGGCTGGTGCAGATCCCGTGCATCGAACGCAACGCGATATCGGCAGGGAAGGCTATCAACGCGGCGCGCATGGCGTTGCGCGGCGACGGTGAACATCGCGTGAGCCTCGACGAGGTGATCGAAACCATGCGCGCCACCGGACGCGATATGAGTTCGAAGTACAAGGAGACATCGACGGGCGGGCTCGCCGTGAACGTTTCGGTGAACTACGTCGGCTGCTGA
- the glyA gene encoding serine hydroxymethyltransferase: protein MSVLDERLADFDPEIAELIGKELERQRTGLEMIASENHAPLAVMEAQGSVLTNKYAEGYPGRRYYGGCEHVDVIEQMAIDRIKFLFGAEFANVQPHSGAQANAAVMHALLKPGDTILGLSLDCGGHLTHGMRLNFSGKLYNVAAYGVSRDDYLIDMDQVAEAAREHRPQMIIAGWSAYPRHQDFARFRAIADEVGAYLMVDMAHFAGLVAAGLHPSPVPHAHVVTSTTHKTLGGPRGGIILTKDADIAKKINSAVFPGQQGGPLEHVIAAKAVAFKMAAMPDFVERQQRVIEGAKIMAERLSAPDVRDAGIAVLTGGTDVHLVLVDLRNADIDGRQAEDRLATIGITVNRNAVPFDPRPPMVTSGLRIGTPALAARGFDAEDFAAVADLIAQCLIATPDADTAKWARAVSELAERHPLYSPL from the coding sequence ATGAGCGTCCTGGACGAACGCCTCGCCGATTTCGATCCCGAGATTGCGGAGTTGATCGGCAAGGAACTAGAACGCCAGCGCACCGGCCTGGAGATGATCGCCTCGGAGAACCATGCGCCGCTCGCGGTCATGGAGGCGCAGGGTTCGGTGCTCACTAACAAGTACGCCGAGGGTTACCCCGGGCGGCGCTACTACGGCGGCTGCGAGCACGTCGACGTCATCGAGCAGATGGCGATCGACCGAATCAAGTTCCTGTTCGGCGCCGAGTTCGCGAACGTGCAGCCGCACTCTGGTGCGCAGGCCAATGCGGCCGTCATGCATGCACTGCTCAAGCCGGGCGACACCATCCTCGGACTCTCGCTCGACTGCGGCGGTCACCTCACCCACGGAATGCGGCTGAACTTCTCGGGCAAGCTGTACAACGTTGCCGCCTACGGGGTCTCGCGCGACGACTACCTGATCGACATGGATCAGGTTGCCGAGGCGGCCCGCGAACACCGACCGCAGATGATCATCGCCGGCTGGTCGGCCTACCCGCGGCACCAGGATTTCGCCCGGTTCCGGGCGATCGCCGACGAGGTGGGCGCGTACCTGATGGTCGACATGGCTCACTTCGCAGGGCTGGTGGCGGCGGGCTTGCACCCGTCGCCGGTGCCGCACGCGCACGTGGTCACTTCGACCACGCACAAGACCCTTGGCGGACCGCGCGGCGGCATCATCCTGACGAAGGACGCGGACATCGCCAAGAAGATCAACTCGGCAGTGTTCCCCGGTCAGCAGGGTGGACCGCTGGAGCACGTGATCGCGGCCAAGGCGGTGGCCTTCAAGATGGCGGCGATGCCCGATTTCGTCGAGCGTCAGCAGCGCGTCATCGAGGGCGCAAAGATCATGGCCGAGCGGCTGTCGGCGCCCGACGTGCGCGATGCGGGAATCGCCGTGCTCACCGGTGGCACCGATGTCCATCTAGTACTCGTCGATCTGCGCAACGCCGACATCGACGGGCGGCAGGCCGAGGACCGGCTGGCGACGATCGGGATCACGGTGAACCGCAACGCTGTTCCATTCGATCCGCGGCCGCCGATGGTGACGTCCGGGCTGCGTATCGGCACGCCTGCGCTTGCAGCCCGCGGCTTTGATGCCGAGGACTTCGCCGCCGTCGCCGATCTCATTGCGCAGTGCCTGATCGCCACGCCGGACGCGGACACCGCGAAGTGGGCGCGGGCGGTCAGCGAGCTCGCCGAGCGTCATCCGCTCTACTCGCCGCTCTAG
- a CDS encoding aldehyde dehydrogenase family protein encodes MFIAGEWRPALDGARREIRCPADGQLVAQAAEASAEDTHAAIAAAREAFDTGPWPHMPERERAEVLRRTADLIDRDRKDFVRAESLDTGKRTVEAEYDMDDVTACLRYYAGIGGTEAGHVVDTGKADAISRLVYEPVGVCGLITPWNYPLLQASWKVAPALLAGNTFVLKPSELTPSTSVLLMRALEEAGMPAGVGNLVLGAGPAAGAPLSEHPDVDMVSFTGGVPSGTRVMAAAAATVKRVALELGGKNPNVVFADADFDTAVDFALTAVFLHSGQVCSAGARLIVEESLHDRFVDEVVRRAEGITLGGPFDPDAETGPLISAAHREKVEAYVAAGLAEGAVLRCGGRRPDDPRLNDGFYYPPTVLDRCDSGMTVTKEESFGPVLTVETFTDEDDAVRIANDTEYGLAGAVWTQDAGKAQRVAHRLRHGTIWINDYHPYVPQAEWGGMKRSGNGRELGRTGLDEYREIKHIWQNTNPRPERWFRG; translated from the coding sequence ATGTTCATTGCGGGCGAATGGCGCCCCGCGCTCGACGGCGCACGGCGAGAGATCCGATGCCCGGCCGATGGCCAGCTGGTCGCGCAGGCCGCCGAAGCCTCCGCCGAGGACACCCATGCGGCGATCGCCGCGGCGCGCGAGGCCTTCGACACCGGCCCATGGCCGCACATGCCAGAACGCGAACGCGCGGAGGTGTTGCGGCGCACCGCCGACCTGATCGACCGCGACCGAAAGGATTTCGTCCGCGCCGAATCGCTCGACACCGGCAAGCGGACCGTCGAGGCCGAATACGACATGGACGACGTCACGGCGTGCCTGCGTTACTACGCCGGCATCGGCGGCACCGAGGCCGGCCACGTGGTGGACACCGGTAAAGCGGATGCGATCAGCCGTCTGGTGTACGAACCGGTCGGCGTCTGCGGACTGATCACGCCATGGAATTACCCTCTGCTGCAAGCTAGTTGGAAGGTTGCGCCAGCGCTGTTGGCGGGCAACACCTTCGTCCTCAAGCCAAGTGAGTTGACACCGTCGACTTCGGTCCTGCTGATGCGCGCATTGGAGGAAGCGGGTATGCCGGCCGGCGTCGGCAATCTCGTCCTCGGCGCCGGGCCTGCCGCGGGCGCACCACTGTCGGAACACCCTGACGTGGACATGGTTTCGTTCACCGGCGGTGTCCCGTCCGGCACCAGGGTGATGGCCGCCGCCGCGGCGACCGTCAAACGCGTCGCGCTGGAACTCGGCGGCAAGAACCCCAACGTCGTCTTCGCCGATGCCGACTTCGACACCGCCGTGGACTTCGCGCTCACGGCTGTGTTCCTGCATTCGGGACAGGTCTGTTCGGCGGGGGCCCGACTGATCGTCGAGGAGTCGCTGCACGATCGGTTCGTCGACGAAGTCGTCCGGCGCGCCGAAGGGATCACGCTCGGCGGACCATTCGACCCCGACGCCGAGACCGGTCCCCTGATCTCCGCCGCACACCGCGAAAAGGTCGAGGCCTACGTGGCCGCCGGACTCGCTGAAGGCGCAGTGCTGCGCTGCGGCGGCCGCCGACCCGACGACCCGCGTCTGAACGACGGCTTCTACTATCCCCCAACGGTTCTGGATCGCTGCGACTCCGGCATGACGGTGACCAAGGAGGAGTCGTTCGGCCCGGTGCTCACCGTCGAGACCTTCACCGATGAAGACGACGCGGTGCGGATCGCCAACGACACCGAGTACGGGCTCGCAGGCGCGGTCTGGACCCAGGACGCCGGCAAGGCTCAGCGCGTCGCACACCGGCTGCGGCACGGGACCATCTGGATCAACGACTACCACCCCTATGTGCCGCAGGCCGAATGGGGCGGCATGAAGCGCTCCGGGAACGGCCGCGAACTCGGCCGCACAGGACTCGACGAGTACCGCGAGATCAAACACATCTGGCAGAACACCAACCCGCGACCCGAGCGCTGGTTCCGGGGTTGA
- a CDS encoding quaternary amine ABC transporter ATP-binding protein encodes MAIHTESAPTAAVAPPTPRRSDAELSVNGLWKVFGAKASDVADDDSMGRLSVQDIKKKTGCAVAVRDVSFDVGCGEVFVVMGLSGSGKSTLVRCLTRLIEPTKGQVVFQGTDIMSADENQLRDLRRKKVSMVFQHFGLLPHRRVLDNVAYGLEVKGTPKKERLKRAGEVTELVGLAGYEYSYPDQLSGGMKQRVGLARALASDPDMLLFDEPFSALDPLIRRDMQNEVIRLHHEMGKTMVFITHDLSEALKLGDRILIMRDGAMVQVGTGDELVGAPANDYVREFVSDVPRSRVLTLKWIMREKRPDDSLDGPEMAPTTVIRDAVDPVLAADKPIKVVEDGKLLGMVGRSEILAVIGKVDEGGA; translated from the coding sequence GTGGCCATCCATACAGAGAGCGCGCCCACAGCGGCGGTCGCCCCGCCCACCCCACGCCGCAGTGACGCGGAGTTGAGCGTCAACGGACTGTGGAAGGTCTTCGGTGCCAAGGCTTCTGACGTCGCGGACGACGACAGCATGGGCCGGCTCAGCGTCCAGGACATCAAGAAGAAGACAGGGTGCGCAGTCGCCGTGCGCGATGTCAGCTTCGACGTCGGGTGCGGCGAGGTGTTCGTCGTGATGGGTCTGTCCGGGTCCGGAAAGTCCACTCTCGTGCGATGTCTGACGCGGCTGATCGAGCCGACCAAGGGCCAGGTGGTGTTTCAGGGCACCGACATCATGTCCGCCGACGAGAACCAGCTGCGCGATCTACGCCGCAAAAAGGTCTCAATGGTTTTCCAGCATTTCGGCCTGCTTCCGCACCGGCGGGTGCTCGACAACGTCGCGTACGGACTCGAGGTCAAGGGCACCCCGAAGAAGGAGCGGCTGAAGCGCGCCGGCGAGGTGACCGAATTGGTCGGACTCGCCGGTTACGAGTACTCCTACCCGGATCAGCTCTCGGGCGGAATGAAGCAGCGCGTCGGCCTGGCCCGCGCTCTGGCAAGCGATCCCGACATGCTGCTATTCGACGAGCCGTTCTCGGCGCTGGATCCGCTGATCCGGCGGGACATGCAGAACGAGGTGATCCGGCTGCACCACGAGATGGGCAAGACGATGGTGTTCATCACCCACGACCTGTCCGAGGCGCTGAAACTCGGCGACCGAATCCTGATCATGCGCGACGGCGCGATGGTTCAGGTCGGCACCGGCGATGAGCTGGTCGGCGCACCGGCCAACGACTACGTCCGCGAATTCGTCAGCGACGTGCCCCGCTCGCGGGTGCTGACTCTGAAGTGGATCATGCGCGAGAAGCGCCCCGACGATTCGCTCGACGGCCCAGAGATGGCGCCCACCACCGTGATTCGCGACGCCGTCGACCCGGTGCTGGCTGCCGACAAGCCGATCAAGGTGGTCGAGGACGGCAAGCTGCTCGGCATGGTCGGCCGCAGCGAGATCCTCGCCGTGATCGGCAAGGTCGACGAGGGCGGCGCATGA
- a CDS encoding ABC transporter permease — MMATVTVEPPPAPAAPEAQRQTSWLSQRGPAQFIAVISAVLAAWVVLYQFLAGRNTLPLAPADTKWLHVWLSDLQTSVGEGRNTNPLFTYFFNPIRSVIDAFGTAIADLIAHPVDGRPVPYIGWLGVVVLLTALAWVLGNWKVGLLTLCGFLFMGLQGLWQDSMETLALTIAAVAIALLIGIPLGIWAGISDGFNRIITPVLDFMQILPSFVYLAPLTLAFLIGPAAAIIATVIYAAPPVIRLTAHGIRSVPSESREAVESLGATRSQELFGALLPMAKRTIVLGINQTIMAALAMVTIAALIAAPGLGQVVVQALSTQDVGTAFNAGLAIVIMAIILDRTTTAASERVETQRRKSAEPSKYRRPGIAIGAVVTAIAIWLSYTYQLVAIFPSSLQLGSIHLGLDVGTPIINVANGVTNWAQTSFSGVTNGLKDVVTAVALDPLQKLLDNSPWWLAFVAITAIAAIIGGRIAALITAVCLVLILWPLELWQATMDTLAAVLVATVIVVALGVVIGVWMGRSPTADKIVRPFLDAAQTMPSFVYLVPFLALFSASRFTGIVAAIVYAAPVSIKIMADGIRGVSPETVEAARSVGSNTWQVITKVQLPMAARSLTLATNQGLIYVLSMVVVAGLVGGGALGYLVVAGFAQTSLFGKGLAAGLAIVLLGTILDRTTAAASKRIGRTNE; from the coding sequence ATGATGGCCACCGTCACGGTAGAGCCACCTCCCGCCCCAGCGGCGCCGGAAGCACAGCGGCAGACGTCGTGGCTGTCCCAACGTGGGCCCGCGCAATTCATTGCCGTCATCAGCGCAGTGCTCGCCGCGTGGGTTGTGCTGTACCAATTCTTGGCGGGCCGCAATACCCTTCCGCTCGCGCCGGCCGACACGAAGTGGTTACACGTCTGGCTGTCCGATCTGCAGACCTCCGTCGGCGAAGGCCGAAACACCAACCCGCTGTTCACCTATTTCTTCAATCCGATCCGGTCGGTGATCGACGCTTTCGGCACCGCGATCGCCGACCTGATCGCGCACCCGGTTGACGGACGACCTGTGCCCTACATCGGGTGGCTGGGCGTCGTCGTCCTTTTGACGGCCCTGGCTTGGGTGCTGGGCAACTGGAAGGTCGGTCTGCTCACGCTGTGCGGCTTCTTGTTCATGGGACTACAGGGCCTGTGGCAGGACAGCATGGAGACGTTGGCGCTGACCATCGCGGCGGTGGCGATAGCACTACTCATCGGAATTCCGTTGGGGATCTGGGCGGGCATATCGGATGGGTTCAACCGCATCATCACCCCCGTACTCGATTTCATGCAGATCCTGCCGTCATTCGTCTACCTCGCACCGCTGACGCTGGCGTTCCTGATCGGCCCGGCAGCGGCGATCATCGCGACGGTGATCTACGCGGCTCCCCCCGTCATTCGCCTTACCGCCCACGGCATTCGGTCGGTGCCCTCGGAGTCACGTGAGGCGGTCGAGTCGCTGGGCGCCACGCGATCTCAGGAGTTGTTCGGGGCCCTGTTGCCAATGGCCAAGCGGACCATCGTGCTTGGCATCAACCAGACCATTATGGCGGCGCTGGCGATGGTGACCATCGCCGCGCTGATCGCCGCGCCCGGGCTCGGCCAGGTGGTGGTTCAGGCATTGTCGACCCAGGACGTCGGCACCGCATTCAACGCCGGCCTGGCGATCGTGATCATGGCGATCATCCTGGATCGGACCACCACCGCCGCCAGCGAGCGCGTGGAGACCCAACGGCGAAAATCCGCTGAGCCCAGCAAGTATCGGCGTCCGGGAATCGCGATCGGCGCCGTCGTCACGGCGATCGCAATCTGGCTGTCCTATACCTACCAGCTGGTCGCGATCTTCCCGTCATCGCTGCAACTCGGCTCGATCCACCTCGGACTGGATGTGGGCACGCCAATCATCAACGTCGCCAACGGCGTAACGAACTGGGCGCAAACCAGCTTCTCTGGCGTGACCAATGGACTCAAGGACGTGGTGACCGCAGTCGCGCTGGACCCGCTGCAGAAACTACTGGACAACTCACCGTGGTGGCTCGCGTTCGTGGCCATCACCGCGATCGCGGCGATCATCGGAGGCCGGATCGCTGCGCTGATCACTGCCGTATGCCTCGTGCTGATCCTGTGGCCGCTCGAGCTCTGGCAGGCGACCATGGACACCTTGGCCGCAGTACTGGTCGCGACCGTCATCGTCGTAGCGCTCGGGGTCGTGATCGGCGTGTGGATGGGCCGCAGCCCGACAGCGGACAAGATCGTGCGACCGTTCCTGGACGCCGCGCAGACCATGCCGTCGTTCGTGTACCTGGTGCCGTTCCTGGCGCTGTTCTCGGCATCGCGGTTCACCGGCATCGTGGCCGCAATCGTCTACGCCGCACCGGTGTCGATCAAGATCATGGCCGACGGAATTCGCGGGGTCTCCCCGGAGACCGTCGAAGCAGCGCGCTCAGTGGGGTCGAACACCTGGCAAGTCATCACCAAGGTGCAACTGCCGATGGCCGCTCGCTCGCTGACATTGGCCACCAATCAAGGCCTTATCTATGTGCTCTCCATGGTCGTGGTCGCAGGCCTGGTCGGCGGCGGGGCGCTGGGCTACCTGGTCGTGGCCGGCTTCGCACAGACCAGCCTGTTCGGCAAGGGCCTGGCGGCGGGCCTGGCGATCGTGCTGCTCGGCACGATCCTCGACCGCACGACTGCTGCCGCGTCGAAACGGATAGGACGGACGAACGAATGA
- a CDS encoding ABC transporter substrate-binding protein codes for MKRIAIAAVALALLISGCNATKVSDLQSRGELKPGSKPCGTFNLAVNSWVGYEANAAVITYLAENVLGCIVKQRHIAEQVSWQGMSTGQVDAILENWGHDDLRKQYIDNMGVAQSAGSTGIKGQIGWYVPPWMAEQYPDITDWRNLNKYAHLFKTSESGDKGQLLDGDPAYVTNDDALVSNLGLDYKVVQGGSETALISSIRQAQEQRKPLLAYFYSPQWLLSEVPMVKIKLPPYTDGCDADPAKIACDYPDYDLDKIVATKFAQSGSPAYTLVKNFQWTIQDQNSVARSIAVDGLSDDEAAKKFIDAHPDLVAKWLAGTGADKAA; via the coding sequence ATGAAGCGAATCGCCATCGCAGCGGTAGCACTTGCGCTGCTGATCTCGGGCTGCAACGCGACCAAGGTCTCGGATCTGCAGAGCCGTGGCGAACTGAAGCCAGGCAGTAAGCCGTGCGGCACCTTCAATTTGGCCGTCAACTCGTGGGTCGGATACGAAGCCAACGCCGCGGTCATCACATATCTCGCCGAGAACGTGTTGGGCTGCATTGTGAAGCAGCGGCACATCGCCGAGCAGGTGTCCTGGCAGGGCATGTCAACCGGACAGGTGGACGCGATCCTCGAGAACTGGGGGCATGACGACCTGCGTAAGCAGTACATCGACAACATGGGCGTCGCCCAGAGCGCAGGCTCCACCGGCATCAAGGGACAAATCGGCTGGTACGTGCCGCCGTGGATGGCCGAGCAGTATCCCGACATCACGGATTGGCGCAATCTCAACAAGTACGCACATCTGTTCAAGACCTCGGAGTCCGGCGACAAGGGCCAACTTCTCGACGGGGATCCGGCCTACGTCACCAACGACGATGCGCTCGTGTCCAACCTCGGGCTGGATTACAAGGTGGTCCAGGGCGGTAGCGAAACCGCCCTGATCTCCAGCATCCGCCAGGCCCAGGAACAGCGAAAGCCGCTGCTCGCCTACTTCTACTCGCCGCAGTGGTTGTTGAGCGAGGTGCCGATGGTCAAGATCAAGCTGCCGCCGTACACGGATGGATGCGACGCCGACCCGGCCAAGATCGCCTGCGACTATCCGGATTACGACCTGGACAAGATCGTTGCGACCAAATTCGCACAGTCTGGCAGTCCGGCCTACACCTTGGTGAAGAACTTTCAGTGGACCATCCAGGACCAAAACTCCGTCGCCCGCTCGATCGCCGTAGACGGCTTGAGCGACGACGAAGCCGCTAAGAAGTTCATCGATGCACACCCTGACCTCGTCGCCAAGTGGCTGGCTGGTACCGGGGCGGACAAGGCCGCCTAG
- a CDS encoding bifunctional 3-phenylpropionate/cinnamic acid dioxygenase ferredoxin subunit, which produces MLEICPLAALPRGEARRVEADPPIAVFHTDDGEVFAIDDTCTHQDASLADGWLEGCDIECPLHASRFNLRTGAVDAPPAKLPVRTHEVVIVDDVINVVLNDAPPNLPPGLTTRTGGEAAQ; this is translated from the coding sequence GTGCTCGAAATCTGTCCTCTGGCGGCCCTGCCTCGCGGTGAGGCGCGCAGGGTCGAAGCGGATCCACCGATCGCGGTGTTCCACACCGATGACGGCGAGGTATTCGCGATCGACGACACCTGCACGCATCAGGACGCGTCGCTGGCCGACGGGTGGCTCGAGGGCTGCGACATCGAATGTCCGCTGCACGCCTCACGTTTCAACCTGCGCACGGGCGCGGTGGACGCGCCGCCCGCGAAGCTTCCGGTGCGCACCCACGAGGTGGTCATCGTCGACGACGTGATCAACGTGGTGCTCAACGATGCCCCACCCAATCTCCCCCCCGGCCTCACGACGCGTACGGGCGGCGAGGCGGCGCAGTGA
- a CDS encoding NAD(P)/FAD-dependent oxidoreductase produces MKSVAVIGASLAGLSAARALRAQGFDGDLTIVGDEERRPYDRPPLSKEFLAGDIGQDALALEADDDDLNAEWVLGVKATHLDTSAAAVQLDNGTAIHADGIVVATGARARAWPGSEGLAGVHVLRTVDDAMALREELRPGARLVVIGAGFIGAEVASTAAKLGLDVTVVEAALAPLAGPLGVQLGAAVARLHTEHGTRLLCGAPVAGLIGEDRVTGIELADGRRLAADIVLVGIGAVPNIEWLRNSPIELANGVVCDAGGATSIPNVVAVGDCAAWHEPAVGWPHRVEHWTGALERPGIAVATLLAGGQHDGKSAKPPYFWSDQYGRRIQFAGIAHTGDEITFEVGSVRDASFLAVYRRGGEPVAVLGMDQPKLFTRWRRQLTVVPVPA; encoded by the coding sequence GTGAAAAGCGTTGCCGTGATTGGGGCTTCGCTGGCAGGGCTGTCGGCGGCCCGCGCATTGCGCGCACAGGGATTCGACGGCGACCTGACGATCGTCGGCGACGAGGAGCGGCGCCCTTACGACCGTCCCCCGCTGTCGAAGGAGTTCCTCGCCGGCGACATTGGACAGGACGCGTTGGCCCTCGAGGCCGACGACGATGATCTGAACGCCGAATGGGTGCTCGGCGTGAAGGCGACACACCTCGACACCAGCGCGGCCGCGGTACAACTCGACAATGGCACCGCGATCCATGCCGACGGCATCGTCGTCGCGACGGGAGCGCGGGCACGGGCGTGGCCAGGCTCAGAAGGCCTCGCCGGCGTGCACGTGTTGCGGACTGTCGATGACGCCATGGCGTTGCGCGAGGAACTACGTCCGGGCGCGCGACTGGTAGTCATCGGCGCAGGCTTCATCGGAGCCGAAGTTGCCTCTACTGCAGCGAAATTGGGCCTAGACGTCACGGTCGTCGAAGCCGCGCTGGCACCGCTGGCCGGTCCGCTCGGCGTGCAACTGGGCGCCGCCGTGGCACGCCTGCACACCGAGCATGGCACGCGCCTGTTGTGCGGAGCTCCTGTCGCAGGCCTCATCGGCGAGGACCGCGTCACCGGAATCGAATTGGCCGACGGACGTCGGCTCGCCGCCGACATTGTTCTTGTCGGCATCGGCGCCGTACCCAACATCGAGTGGTTGCGCAACAGCCCCATCGAACTGGCCAACGGCGTTGTCTGCGATGCCGGTGGGGCGACCTCGATTCCGAATGTGGTCGCGGTGGGCGATTGCGCGGCATGGCATGAGCCCGCCGTCGGTTGGCCGCACCGTGTCGAGCACTGGACCGGTGCGCTGGAGCGGCCGGGCATTGCGGTTGCCACCCTGCTCGCGGGCGGACAGCACGACGGCAAGTCCGCCAAGCCCCCGTACTTCTGGTCCGATCAGTACGGCCGACGCATCCAGTTCGCGGGCATCGCCCATACCGGCGATGAGATCACCTTCGAGGTGGGCAGCGTACGCGATGCCAGCTTCCTCGCCGTTTATCGGCGTGGTGGCGAACCGGTCGCCGTACTGGGCATGGACCAGCCGAAGCTGTTCACCCGCTGGCGTCGCCAGCTGACTGTCGTTCCCGTCCCCGCATGA